A stretch of Cicer arietinum cultivar CDC Frontier isolate Library 1 chromosome 5, Cicar.CDCFrontier_v2.0, whole genome shotgun sequence DNA encodes these proteins:
- the LOC140920422 gene encoding uncharacterized protein has product MEPHTYAVENGPYIPSIAGTGDSLIPKPRSEWSEDDMKKVGYNSKAKNIITSILSADEFFRVSNCKTAKEIMKTDESINDLQTRFTHIINNLHALGKVMDSEQQIGKVMRCLTREWQPKITVIAESKDIATMTIATLFGKLREHEMELHRSHKV; this is encoded by the exons ACCCTACATACCTTCAATAGCTGGGACTGGTGATtcactaatccctaaacccagatccgaatggtctgaggatgataTGAAGAAGGTAGGATATAATtctaaggctaagaacataatAACCTCTATATTATCagctgatgaatttttcagggtgtcaaactgcaagacTGCTAAAGAGAT catgaagaCAGATGAATCCATAAATGACCTGCAAACAAGGTTCACTCACATTATCAACAACCTACATGCTCTAGGAAAAGTTATGGATAGTGAGCAGCAAATAGGAAAAGTCATGaggtgtttaacaagagaatggcaacccaaAATAACTGTTATTGCTGAGTCAAAAGACATTGCAACCATGACTAttgcaacactgtttggaaagctcagggagcatgaAATGGAATTGCACAG GTCACATAAAGTCTGA